AGGAGGGCATCTGGTGGtacccccagcagcaggatgcttGAGTCCTCCTTAGCAGTCCTTGCTCAACCCGTGACTTCTCTGTTGGGTTGCAGACACTGAGACGACCTGTGAAGAAGCTCCATGAAGGTGACCAGCCATGCAATGTTCCTGGAAGGCTGTCCTCCTACTAGCCGTGGCATCCATTGCGATCCAGTACACGGCGATCCGGACCTTTACTGCCAAGTCCTTCCACAGCTGCCCCAACCCCAACCCCGTGAACTGCAGCCTGAGCCAGGACACCGACGTGGCCGACAGGCTGTGCGACGAGAGCCCCACTTTCTCATATAACCTCTCCAGGAAGACGCATGTCCTCATCCTCGCCACCACCCGCAGCGGCTCCTCGTTTGTCGGGCAGCTGTTTAACCAGCACTTCGATGTCTTCTATTTATTTGAGCCCCTTTACCATGTCCAGTACACTCTGATCCCAAAGCTGACCCAGAGCAAGAGTACGACGGACCGGCGGGTCATGCTGGGGGCCAGCCGAGACCTGCTGAGGAGCCTGTACGACTGCGACCTCTACTTCTTGGAGAACTACATCAAACCCCAGCCCGTCAACCACACCACCGACCGCCTCTTCCGCAGGGGAGCCAGCAAGGCCCTGTGCTCGCCGCCCGTCTGCGAGTCCCTGGGAGCCGTCGATCTCCACCTGGAGGAAGGAGACTGCGTGAAGAAGTGCGGGACCTTGAACCTGACACTGGCCACCGAGTCCTGCAGAGAGCACGGGCACGTGGCCATCAAAACCGTGCGGGTGCCCGAGGTCAACGACCTCCGGGCCCTGGTGGAGGACCCGCGGCTGAACTTGAAGGTCATCCAGCTGGTGAGGGACCCCCGGGGGATCCTGGCGTCTCGGAGCGAGACCTTCCGGGACACTTACCGGCTGTGGAGGATCTGGGATGGCACTGGAAGGAAGCCGTACAACCTGGATGTGACCCAGCTCACCACGGTGTGCGAGGACTTCTGGAACTCGGTGTCCACCGGCCTCAACCGGCCGCCGTGGCTCAAGGGCAAGTACATGCTGGTGCGGTACGAAGACCTGGCCAGGAATCCCATGAAAAAGACCGAGGAAATCTACGATTTCCTGGGCATCCCCATGGACAGCAACGTCGAGCGCTGGATACAGAACAACACCCGAGGAGACAGGTCCTCCTCCAAACACAAGTACGGGACAGTGCGCAACTCGGCGGCGACGGCGGAGAAGTGGCGGTTCCGGCTCTCCTATGAGATCGTGGCGTTCACCCAGCACGCCTGCCAgcaggtgctggcacagctcgGCTACAAAACCGCTGGCTCCGAGGAGGAGCTGAAGAACCTCTCCATCAGCCTGGTCGAGGAGAGAGACTTCCTGCCCTTCTCCTAAGGCAGCCCTGGGGTGGCCGGTTTTGATACGGACTGTTTCTAACTGTTgccttattttgttttctttcgttttgtttcttcccccctctttctctctttctctctctcgtctttttctctccaaaatttGCACTAAACCTCGAGTGGGAATCTCAACAGCGGAGTCCAGGGGAGCGATGGCTGCCCCTTCAATACGTTTTGGACGCAAGAGGAGTCGGGTCTCTCCCAGCAAGAGCTAGAACTGTGGATGGGTTAACAATGTTTACAAATCACACAAAATGTATAAAGCAACCTTCAAGCTTTCCAAACCGAAGGGTACCTGAGGTACTGTACTTTTGCACTGTTTACTTTTACAATGTAAGaggtaaatataaatataatttatgaaTGGTGTCATCCCCTCCAGAGTAACTCCCCTCGCCCCCTAATGAGCAGGTTAGACTGAAAGCTGAACGTGGAACAACCTCCTCGTTTTCAATCTTGGTGCGACATGTCCGTCTGTTTTAAGTCCTGTTGTTGGGCTGGGCGGCTGGGCAGCTGCTTGTACATGGTTGTTTGGTAACACCTGTGATATTTGTgccaaaaccccacaaaagaagaaaaaaaagaaaaaaggaaaaaaaaagggaaaaaaaatgtgactggGTGGTTT
This genomic stretch from Falco naumanni isolate bFalNau1 chromosome 7, bFalNau1.pat, whole genome shotgun sequence harbors:
- the CHST1 gene encoding carbohydrate sulfotransferase 1; protein product: MQCSWKAVLLLAVASIAIQYTAIRTFTAKSFHSCPNPNPVNCSLSQDTDVADRLCDESPTFSYNLSRKTHVLILATTRSGSSFVGQLFNQHFDVFYLFEPLYHVQYTLIPKLTQSKSTTDRRVMLGASRDLLRSLYDCDLYFLENYIKPQPVNHTTDRLFRRGASKALCSPPVCESLGAVDLHLEEGDCVKKCGTLNLTLATESCREHGHVAIKTVRVPEVNDLRALVEDPRLNLKVIQLVRDPRGILASRSETFRDTYRLWRIWDGTGRKPYNLDVTQLTTVCEDFWNSVSTGLNRPPWLKGKYMLVRYEDLARNPMKKTEEIYDFLGIPMDSNVERWIQNNTRGDRSSSKHKYGTVRNSAATAEKWRFRLSYEIVAFTQHACQQVLAQLGYKTAGSEEELKNLSISLVEERDFLPFS